In Mercurialis annua linkage group LG6, ddMerAnnu1.2, whole genome shotgun sequence, the following are encoded in one genomic region:
- the LOC126686588 gene encoding uncharacterized protein LOC126686588 isoform X2, which produces MSLNSRHSIDSCTYQLHSWRPFHLQTLDSDPPKPYSPTATRHSHTLPKRPCLSDRTTSFPVDSIDFSKLSIIDDDRPIPPTASPYNRSSFRLIARKRRRRGSRSVSGRSSDRSGTRRCCSVGASAAHGTCSDFPVAVGTDSSGELFGNGDSNWGSDASEAKNSVRKDRDKDREDKENLGGGYVQIGSFENQGNESGYGSEPGYRGDAEFGYEDEIDEEEDDARLLFWGDQFEIEDAKMEMVGENTFSDQKAHHRCRRKKHDSRMVDSLR; this is translated from the exons ATGTCACTCAATTCTCGCCATTCAATAGACTCCTGCACCTACCAGCTTCATTCCTGGAGACCGTTCCATCTACAAACCCTAGACTCCGATCCTCCAAAACCCTACTCCCCCACCGCCACGCGCCACTCCCATACTCTCCCTAAACGCCCCTGTCTCTCCGACCGCACCACCTCATTCCCCGTCGATTCCATCGACTTCTCCAAACTCTCCATCATCGATGACGACAGGCCTATTCCCCCCACCGCCAGCCCTTACAATCGCAGCAGCTTCCGTCTCATCGCTCGCAAACGCCGCCGCCGCGGGTCCAGGTCTGTATCGGGTCGGAGCTCCGATCGGAGTGGTACTCGACGGTGTTGCTCTGTTGGAGCGTCGGCTGCTCATGGGACTTGCTCGGATTTTCCTGTGGCGGTTGGGACGGATTCTAGCGGCGAACTTTTCGGGAATGGGGATAGCAATTGGGGATCGGATGCTAGTGAAGCGAAAAACTCGGTGAGGAAGGACAGGGATAAGGATAGAGAGGATAAAGAGAATTTGGGTGGTGGGTATGTGCAGATTGGTAGCTTTGAAAATCAAGGGAATGAGTCCGGGTATGGGAGTGAACCCGGTTATCGCGGGGATGCGGAATTTGGATATGAGGATGAgattgatgaagaagaagacgaTGCTCGGTTGCTGTTTTGGGGTGATCAATTCGAAATTGAAG ATGCTAAAATGGAGATGGTTGGTGAGAACACATTCTCCGATCAAAAGGCACATCACAGATGCCGCCGGAAGAAGCATGATAGTAGAATGGTAGACTCACTGAGATAG
- the LOC126686588 gene encoding uncharacterized protein LOC126686588 isoform X3, whose amino-acid sequence MSLNSRHSIDSCTYQLHSWRPFHLQTLDSDPPKPYSPTATRHSHTLPKRPCLSDRTTSFPVDSIDFSKLSIIDDDRPIPPTASPYNRSSFRLIARKRRRRGSRSVSGRSSDRSGTRRCCSVGASAAHGTCSDFPVAVGTDSSGELFGNGDSNWGSDASEAKNSVRKDRDKDREDKENLGGGYVQIGSFENQGNESGYGSEPGYRGDAEFGYEDEIDEEEDDARLLFWGDQFEIEEFCRNRLEVSSEWRVSSYFV is encoded by the exons ATGTCACTCAATTCTCGCCATTCAATAGACTCCTGCACCTACCAGCTTCATTCCTGGAGACCGTTCCATCTACAAACCCTAGACTCCGATCCTCCAAAACCCTACTCCCCCACCGCCACGCGCCACTCCCATACTCTCCCTAAACGCCCCTGTCTCTCCGACCGCACCACCTCATTCCCCGTCGATTCCATCGACTTCTCCAAACTCTCCATCATCGATGACGACAGGCCTATTCCCCCCACCGCCAGCCCTTACAATCGCAGCAGCTTCCGTCTCATCGCTCGCAAACGCCGCCGCCGCGGGTCCAGGTCTGTATCGGGTCGGAGCTCCGATCGGAGTGGTACTCGACGGTGTTGCTCTGTTGGAGCGTCGGCTGCTCATGGGACTTGCTCGGATTTTCCTGTGGCGGTTGGGACGGATTCTAGCGGCGAACTTTTCGGGAATGGGGATAGCAATTGGGGATCGGATGCTAGTGAAGCGAAAAACTCGGTGAGGAAGGACAGGGATAAGGATAGAGAGGATAAAGAGAATTTGGGTGGTGGGTATGTGCAGATTGGTAGCTTTGAAAATCAAGGGAATGAGTCCGGGTATGGGAGTGAACCCGGTTATCGCGGGGATGCGGAATTTGGATATGAGGATGAgattgatgaagaagaagacgaTGCTCGGTTGCTGTTTTGGGGTGATCAATTCGAAATTGAAG AATTCTGTCGAAATAGATTGGAAGTTTCTTCAGAGTGGAGGGTATCTTCTTATTTTGTCTAA
- the LOC126686585 gene encoding peter Pan-like protein, whose translation MRRIQSKKRKLSVKPIVKKKQGNVDHITGDKIPKSFVFSRGKLPANLRQLQMDLRKLMLPYTALNLREKKRNTLKEFLNVAGPMGVTHFLILSKTATAPYLRVARTPQGPTLTFKILEYSTALDVAQSQLRPRCPQDLFKNPPLMVLHGFGSEQHMKLTTIMFQNIFPSIDVNTVKLSSCQRVVLLDYNKEKKLIEFRHYSIRLQPVGVSRRLRKFVQNHDVPDLSGHQDVSDFITKAGYGSESEADEEASIVTLTSDLSRVIKASTKSAVRLQELGPRMTLQLIKIEEGLCSGDVIFNEYGNVTDKTKQQENNQKNQDDEDEDDEEIENEDDDEEDSD comes from the exons ATGCGTCGCATTCAAAGT AAAAAGAGGAAGCTATCGGTGAAGCCGATTGTGAAAAAGAAACAGGGCAATGTGGATCATATCACCGGTGATAAAATCCCAAAAAGCTTTGTTTTCTCGAGAGGGAAGTTACCGGCGAATCTCAGGCAACTTCAGATGGACTTAAGAAAGCTGATGCTTCCTTATACAGCTCTCAACCTTAGG GAGAAGAAACGAAATACTCTCAAAGAATTTTTGAATGTTGCGGGGCCAATGGGCGTCACGCATTTTCTTATATTGTCGAAAACTGCTACCGCACCTTATTTGAGAGTTGCAAGGACACCTCAGGGTCCAACTCTTACGTTTAAGATACTTGAGTACTCGACCGCACTTGATGTTGCTCAGTCGCAATTGCGCCCTAGATGTCCTCAAGATCTTTTCAAAAATCCTCCATTG ATGGTTCTCCATGGTTTTGGATCAGAACAGCATATGAAGCTCACTACTATAATGTTTCAGAACATCTTTCCATCCATTGATGTTAATACT GTCAAACTTTCCTCTTGCCAGAGAGTTGTTTTACTTGATTACAACAAGGAAAAAAAGCTTATTGAGTTTCGGCATTATTCTATCAGACTCCAACCTGTGGGTGTCTCCCGTAGGCTAAGAAAGTTTGTGCAGAACCATGACGTGCCTGATCTTAGTGGTCACCAAGATGTGAGCGACTTTATCACCAA GGCTGGTTATGGATCAGAAAGTGAAGCAGATGAAGAAGCATCAATAGTGACTCTGACTAGTGATCTTAGTAGAGTTATTAAAGCTTCTACAAAAAGTGCTGTCAGGCTTCAGGAACTTGGACCCAGAATGACTCTGCAACTCATCAAAATCGAGGAAGGACTGTGTTCTGGTGATGTTATCTTTAATGAATACG GAAATGTTACCGACAAGACAAAACAGCAAGAAAACAATCAGAAAAATCAAGATGATGAGGACGAGGACGATGAAGAAATTGAAAACGAGGATGATGATGAGGAAGACAGTGATTag
- the LOC126686588 gene encoding uncharacterized protein LOC126686588 isoform X1, which yields MSLNSRHSIDSCTYQLHSWRPFHLQTLDSDPPKPYSPTATRHSHTLPKRPCLSDRTTSFPVDSIDFSKLSIIDDDRPIPPTASPYNRSSFRLIARKRRRRGSRSVSGRSSDRSGTRRCCSVGASAAHGTCSDFPVAVGTDSSGELFGNGDSNWGSDASEAKNSVRKDRDKDREDKENLGGGYVQIGSFENQGNESGYGSEPGYRGDAEFGYEDEIDEEEDDARLLFWGDQFEIEGPDAKMEMVGENTFSDQKAHHRCRRKKHDSRMVDSLR from the exons ATGTCACTCAATTCTCGCCATTCAATAGACTCCTGCACCTACCAGCTTCATTCCTGGAGACCGTTCCATCTACAAACCCTAGACTCCGATCCTCCAAAACCCTACTCCCCCACCGCCACGCGCCACTCCCATACTCTCCCTAAACGCCCCTGTCTCTCCGACCGCACCACCTCATTCCCCGTCGATTCCATCGACTTCTCCAAACTCTCCATCATCGATGACGACAGGCCTATTCCCCCCACCGCCAGCCCTTACAATCGCAGCAGCTTCCGTCTCATCGCTCGCAAACGCCGCCGCCGCGGGTCCAGGTCTGTATCGGGTCGGAGCTCCGATCGGAGTGGTACTCGACGGTGTTGCTCTGTTGGAGCGTCGGCTGCTCATGGGACTTGCTCGGATTTTCCTGTGGCGGTTGGGACGGATTCTAGCGGCGAACTTTTCGGGAATGGGGATAGCAATTGGGGATCGGATGCTAGTGAAGCGAAAAACTCGGTGAGGAAGGACAGGGATAAGGATAGAGAGGATAAAGAGAATTTGGGTGGTGGGTATGTGCAGATTGGTAGCTTTGAAAATCAAGGGAATGAGTCCGGGTATGGGAGTGAACCCGGTTATCGCGGGGATGCGGAATTTGGATATGAGGATGAgattgatgaagaagaagacgaTGCTCGGTTGCTGTTTTGGGGTGATCAATTCGAAATTGAAG GTCCAGATGCTAAAATGGAGATGGTTGGTGAGAACACATTCTCCGATCAAAAGGCACATCACAGATGCCGCCGGAAGAAGCATGATAGTAGAATGGTAGACTCACTGAGATAG
- the LOC126686590 gene encoding mitochondrial zinc maintenance protein 1, mitochondrial — protein sequence MMRGEALIAYRSLLRATRKSFAGDTLMLNGSASEVRKKFEENRHVTSDTEIQKLLDEAREASQFISTMIVQAKLNDRGGYEVKLDKEHAGETLELPSEASLKKSA from the exons ATGATGAGAGGAGAGGCATTAATCGCATACAGATCGTTGCTGCGAGCAACTCGTAAATCCTTCGCCGGAGATACATTGATGCTTAACGGATCGGCATCTGAGGTCAGGAAGAAGTTCGAGGAGAATCGTCACGTGACCTCCGACACCGAGATCCAAAAACTCCTCGACGAAGCACGTGAAGCCTCTCAGTTCATCTCTACCATGATCGTCCAAGCCAAGCTCAACGATCGAGGCGGTTATG AGGTGAAGCTTGATAAAGAACATGCTGGCGAAACACTCGAACTTCCCTCCGAAGCGAGTCTTAAAAAGTCTGCGTAA